The region CAGAATTTGCATCTGTAAAATCGTAGTGCAATTGAAGGTTTTGGCCACTTAAAACCGCTATGCTAAACAATGAGACCGATAAGAGCAGAATTTTTTTCATTTTCGTGTTTTTATATGTTACAGGAGATCGGGACAAAAATAGCAAAATTGATCTTTGCTGGTAATAAAAAAAACATTTGATATCGCATTAAAATTTAGTTACTGTTTGTTGCAGAAATTTATTACTTAGTATAATATAAGGAATTATTTATTGTTTTTTTGCGTCCTTGTTTGAAAAAAAGGCGCAAACTTGTATATTCGTCGACGAATTAATACTTGTTATGCTATGAGAAAAGTTGTATTTATACTAATTGTTTTACTTGCCTCGGGCCTTATTAATGAATCATACGGACAGAAAAAAGATGACAAGCTCAAGCTTGAATCTGGTTTTTTGGGCAATAAATATTATAAAGGTGTGTGGAGTATAAGCAGAGGTGAGGCATTTAATATGCTTAGCGAAAACGGAGAGGCTTATAATTTGGCTATTGAAGGAGAAAAACTGCAAAAAACCAGTACAATAACTTCTGCCGTGGGAGCCGCATTAATTGGCTACACAGTTGGCTCAGCGCTGGGTGGAGCAGAAGATCCGAAGTGGTATATTGCAGGAATTGGCGGAGGAATAGTATTAATTAGTATCCCTATTTACTCGACCGGTAATAAAAAAATACATGAAGCCATTGAGGTATACAACGAAGAAGAATTGTCGGCAAGCCTGAATAAAAAATCTTTTATCGATAAAATTTCTTTAGCTGCAGGCCCTGATGGAGTAGGGTTGAGGCTAACCTTTTAAATTAAATAAAAAGGGAGGCACCCATGAAGGATACCTCCCTTTTTCTTACTATGAGAAAACTAGTTTACTATTGTTTTTAAAGTACTTTGAGCAACAATGTTGTCTGCAATTGGGCAGCGACGCTCAATTTCTTCTACAAATGCTTCTTTTTCTTCCTGCGTCATATCTGCATCTATTTTAACATTTGTTACAATTTCAGTAAATCCGGCGCGTCCATCTTCAGTCTTACCTAGTAAGAAGTCTTTATCGATTGAACCTTCAACATCCACATCAATGCTGCGTACAATAAGACGCTTCTGGTTTGCAATAATGCGTCCAATTGCACAAATACATGCAGGCAATGATGCCAGGAAAATTTCCATTGGGTTGGCTCCCTCGTCGTTGCCACCCATGGCTTTAGGTTGATCGATAATAAAATTGTGTGAGCATCCTATCTCGGTGCGAAAACCGTCATTTACTTTACCGTTAACTTTTACTTTTGATATAGCCATAATAGTATATTTTAATAATTAAATCATTCTATATATGGCTAAAAATGTACCATTTCAGGTTCTGAACTTATGTTCTAAAGCATCTGGATATATGTTGGGCGGCAATTATGCGGTAAAATAAAATATGTTTGTAAAATCTTGTTTTAGAGTAATTAAAACTTTATTTGTTATTCGCTTGTTGCCTTTAGTTGTAATATTATCTCTTTTATGTAGGTCATTGTTAAGTTGTGTTTTCTTTTAATCCGACCTAATCGTTCATTTTTGGCATCGTAAGGTATATGTAATGCACTGCATAAATCTTTTGCTGATATACCATGTTGAATACAGGCTTCTCTTAATGTT is a window of Salinivirga cyanobacteriivorans DNA encoding:
- a CDS encoding OsmC family protein, which translates into the protein MAISKVKVNGKVNDGFRTEIGCSHNFIIDQPKAMGGNDEGANPMEIFLASLPACICAIGRIIANQKRLIVRSIDVDVEGSIDKDFLLGKTEDGRAGFTEIVTNVKIDADMTQEEKEAFVEEIERRCPIADNIVAQSTLKTIVN